The genomic DNA GAATCTCGTCGAGCCCGCGCGGCAGGAAGGGGATCGCGAAACCTGCGGCCTCGTCGAGGCGCCGGTCGAGCCGTTCCTTGCGGTCATTGGTGATACCGACCCACACGATGGCGCCGACGATCGTCACCACGATGGCCGCCCCGAGTGCTGTCGCGAACGCCACCCTGGTGCGCAGCGAGGGCGTCCGAGTGAAGATCCGCGACTGCACGGGCGGGCCTACTGCGTCCTGAGCACGAATCCCACCCCGCGCACGGTGTGCAACAACCGCGGTGCGCCGCCGGCCTCCAGCTTGCGGCGCAGGTATCCGATGAAGACGTCGACGACGTTGGTGTCGGCGGCGAAGTCGTAACCCCAGACCAGCTCGAGCAGCTGGGCGCGCGACAGCACCGCGGTCTTGTGTTCGGCCAGGACGGCCAGCAGGTCGAACTCCCGCTTGGTGAGATCGACGTCGACGCCGTTGACCCGGGCCCGGCGGCCCGGGATGTCGACTTCCAGCGGGCCCACCGAGATGGTCTCCGACGAGAACGTGGCGGTGGCGCCGCGGCGGCGCAGCAGGGCTTTGACCCGGGCCACCAGCTCGGCCAGGACGAACGGCTTGACCAGGTAGTCGTCGGCGCCGGCCTCCAGGCCGGCCACCCGGTCGTCGACCGAGCTGCGCGCCGAGAGCACACACACCGGTACGTCGTTGTCCATCGCCCGCAGCGCGGTCACCACCGACACCCCGTCCAGGACGGGCATGTTGATGTCCAGCACAATCGCGTCGGGGCGGGTCTCGGTGGCGCTGCGCAGGGCCTCGGCGCCGTCGACGGCGGTGGAGACCTCGAATCCGGACAGCCGCAGCCCGCGCTCCAGCGACGCCAGCACGTCGGCATCGTCGTCGACCACCAAGACCCGGGGTGAGCCCGCACCACTGTCCATGCCCGACATCTTGCCTGATGGTGTGTGACGTTTCGGTAAGGCGCGGTGACCGGGCCGGGAAGCTTTTGACCTGAACGATAGTTGAGGTCCTACGGTGAATACATGAGCATCGAGACCGTCGCCCGGCACTCGCTGTACCGGCAGATCAAGTCAGACCGCGCAGATCTGCGCGCGCTGGCCAACACATCGCTGCTCAGACGCATCTGGGTCTTCTCGCGCCGGCATCACCGCAAGCTGGCCGTCTTCATCGGTGTCAGCGTCTTCAGCGCGCTGCTGACGGTGGCCACCCCGCTGCTCGCCGGCCGGGTGGTCGACGAGATCGTCCGCGGCGGCGCCACCGGGGTGGTGGTGATCTTGGCGTTGGTGATCGCCGGGGTGGCCGTCGCCGAGGCGGCCGTGGCCCTGGTGACGCGGTGGTTGTCCTCACACATCGGCGAGGGCCTGATCCTGGATCTGCGCACCGCGGTGTTCGACCACGTGCAACGCATGCCGGTGGCGTTTTTCACCCGCACCCGCACCGGCGCCCTGGTCAGCCGCCTGGGCAACGACGTCCTCGGTGCCCAGCGAGCTTTCTCCGACACTCTGTCCGGGGTGGTCACCAACCTGGTGACGCTGACCTTGACGCTGGTGGTGATGCTCAGCATCTCCTGGCAGATCACGCTGCTGTCGCTGGTGCTGATGCCGCTGTTCCTGCTGCCGGCCCGGCGCATCGGGCGCACCATGGCGCGGTTGAGCCGGGAGAGTGCGATCCACAACGCCACCATGAACACCCAGATGACCGAGCGGTTCTCCGCCCCCGGCGCCACGCTGATCAAGCTCTTCGGCAACCCGGCCGCCGAGTCCGCGGAGTTCGCTGCGCGAGCAGGACGGGTGCGCGACATCGGTGTCAAAACGGCGATGCTGCAGGCCACCTTCATGAACTCGCTGACGCTGATGTCGGCGCTGGCACTGGCGCTGGTGTACGGCCTCGGCGGCGTGCTGGCCATCGGCGGGGCGTTGCAGGCCGGGGCCATCGTCTCCTTGGCGCTGCTGCTCACCCGGCTCTACGCGCCGCTGACCGCGCTGGCCAACGCGCACATCGAAGTGGCCTCCGCGCTGGTCAGCTTCGAGCGGGTGTTCGAGGTGCTGGACCTGATCCCGCTGATCCAGGACGCCCCCGACGCCCGGCCGGTGCCCGAGGGCGGGGTGGCCGTGGAGTTCGATCAGGTCCGCTTCAGCTATCCCTCCGCCGACAAGGTGTCGCTGGCCTCGCTGGAAGAGGTCGCCGTCCTCGATGACCGGGGCGGCGACGAAGTGCTGCACGGCATCTCCTTCCGCGCCGAGCCCGGGCAGATGATCGCCCTGGTGGGCTCCTCGGGTGCGGGCAAGTCCACCATCGCGTCGCTGCTGGCCCGGCTCTACGACGTGGATTCCGGGGCAGTGCGTTTGGCCGGTGTCGACGTCCGCGATCTCACCGCCGCATCCCTGCGCGACACCATCGGCCTGGTCACCCAGGACGGCCACCTGTTCCACGAGACCATCGGCGCCAACCTGCGGCTGGCCGACCCCGAGGCCACCGACGACGAACTCTGGGCCGCCCTGCGCCGGGCCCGGCTGGCCGACGTCGTGGCTGATATGCCCGACGGTCTGGACACCGTGGTCGGCGAACGCGGCTACCGCCTGTCCGGCGGACAGCGGCAACGGCTGACCATCGCCCGTCTGCTGCTCGGACGCTCGCGGGTGGTGGTGCTCGACGAGGCCACCGCCGCACTGGATTCGTCGTCCGAAGCCGCTGTGCAGCAGGCGCTGGCCGAGGCGCTGGCCGGGCGCACCTCGCTGGTGATCGCCCACCGGCTCTCCACCGTGCGCGCCGCCGACCAGATCCTGGTGGTCGAGGCCGGCCGCATCGTCGAACGGGGCACCCACGAACGACTGCTGGCCCGCCACGGCCGGTACGCGGAGCTGTACGAGACGCAGTTCGGAACCCAGGCCGCCTGATGAGGGTTATTGATTAGACAGTCGTGGTTATCTGGAATGCGGGGGTTGCACCCGACGTTGGTGTCGGCGGTGGGGTTTAGGACTGTTCGGTAGGAGGTGATTCGATGCGCGCGCATGACGGCTTGCGTTCCGCACCGGCGATCGCCGCACCGCCGCGGCGCCGGCGCGCATCCTCGGATCTGCTGCGGCTGCTGCCTTACCTGAAGCCCTACCGGGTGCGCTGGACCGTGATGGTGATCGTCGCGCTGGCCAGCCTCGGGGCCACCATCGCGATCCCGCTGATGACCAAAGCCGTGATCGATGGGCCGGTGCGCAATCAGGACCAGCAGGGCCTGTGGATCGTGGGCACGGCCGCGTTGGCCATCGGTGTGCTCGAAGCGCTGCTGTGGTTCATCCGGCGGTGGCTGGTGGCCCGCGCCACCATGGGCGTCGAAGCGGACATCCGCAAGGACCTCTACGCGCGGCTGCAGGTCCTTCCCATGTCCTTCCACACCCGCTGGGAGTCCGGTCAGCTGCTGTCGCGGGTGATGAACGACCTGTCGTCGCTGCGCCGGTTCCTCTCTTTCGGCCTGGTGTTCCTGATCCTCAACGCCATCCAGATCGTGGTGGTGACCGGCATCCTGCTGGCCATGTACTGGCCGCTGGGTGTGGTGGTGGTGCTGTCCATCGTGCCGATCACCCTGACCGTCATCCACTTCGAGCGCGAATTCACCCGGCTGTCCCGGCTGGCCCAGGACCAGGCCGGGCACGTCGCCACCCAGGTCGAGGAATCCGCGCTGGGCGTGCGGGTGGTCAAGTCCTTCGGCCGCGAGCAGTACACCTACGACCGGTTCGACGAGCGCGCCTCGGCCCTCTACGACACCCAGCTGGCCAAGGTCGGCGTGTCCTCGAAATTCTGGACGCTGCTGGAGGTCATCCCGAACCTGACCTTGATCATCGTGCTCGGCTTCGGCGCGTACGCCGCGGGCACCGGCGCGGTGACCATGGGCACGCTGGTGGCCTTCATCACGATGATGCTGTCGCTGGTCTGGCCCATCGCCTCGCTGGGCTTTCTGCTGTCGATGATGCAGGAGTCGTTCACTGCCGCCAACCGCGTCGCCGAGATCTTCGACGCGCCGCGCGAGATCACCGACGGGCCCGAGGCCACCCCGCCCCGCGGCGGCCGACTCGAGCTGGTGGATGTCGGCTTCCGTTTCCCCGACTCGCAGGAGTGGGCGCTGCGGCACGTGAACCTGACGGTGGAACCCGGCCAGACCATGGCGCTGGTGGGTCCCACCGGTTCCGGCAAGTCGGTGCTGGCGGCGCTGCTGTCGCGGCTCTATGACGTGACCGAGGGCGCGATCCTGATCGACGGCACCGACATCCGGGAACTGAGCCTGCCCGCCCTGCGCGAGGCGGTGGCCACCGCGTTCGAGGATCCGACGCTGTTCTCCATGTCGGTGGCCGAGAACCTGCGGCTGGGCCGCTCGGATGCCACCGACGCCGAACTACAGGAGGCCATCGACGTCGCGGCCGCCGGGTTCGTCTACGACCTGCCTTACAGCCTGGACACC from Mycolicibacterium tokaiense includes the following:
- the prrA gene encoding two-component system response regulator PrrA — encoded protein: MSGMDSGAGSPRVLVVDDDADVLASLERGLRLSGFEVSTAVDGAEALRSATETRPDAIVLDINMPVLDGVSVVTALRAMDNDVPVCVLSARSSVDDRVAGLEAGADDYLVKPFVLAELVARVKALLRRRGATATFSSETISVGPLEVDIPGRRARVNGVDVDLTKREFDLLAVLAEHKTAVLSRAQLLELVWGYDFAADTNVVDVFIGYLRRKLEAGGAPRLLHTVRGVGFVLRTQ
- a CDS encoding ABC transporter ATP-binding protein; the encoded protein is MSIETVARHSLYRQIKSDRADLRALANTSLLRRIWVFSRRHHRKLAVFIGVSVFSALLTVATPLLAGRVVDEIVRGGATGVVVILALVIAGVAVAEAAVALVTRWLSSHIGEGLILDLRTAVFDHVQRMPVAFFTRTRTGALVSRLGNDVLGAQRAFSDTLSGVVTNLVTLTLTLVVMLSISWQITLLSLVLMPLFLLPARRIGRTMARLSRESAIHNATMNTQMTERFSAPGATLIKLFGNPAAESAEFAARAGRVRDIGVKTAMLQATFMNSLTLMSALALALVYGLGGVLAIGGALQAGAIVSLALLLTRLYAPLTALANAHIEVASALVSFERVFEVLDLIPLIQDAPDARPVPEGGVAVEFDQVRFSYPSADKVSLASLEEVAVLDDRGGDEVLHGISFRAEPGQMIALVGSSGAGKSTIASLLARLYDVDSGAVRLAGVDVRDLTAASLRDTIGLVTQDGHLFHETIGANLRLADPEATDDELWAALRRARLADVVADMPDGLDTVVGERGYRLSGGQRQRLTIARLLLGRSRVVVLDEATAALDSSSEAAVQQALAEALAGRTSLVIAHRLSTVRAADQILVVEAGRIVERGTHERLLARHGRYAELYETQFGTQAA
- a CDS encoding ABC transporter ATP-binding protein, encoding MRAHDGLRSAPAIAAPPRRRRASSDLLRLLPYLKPYRVRWTVMVIVALASLGATIAIPLMTKAVIDGPVRNQDQQGLWIVGTAALAIGVLEALLWFIRRWLVARATMGVEADIRKDLYARLQVLPMSFHTRWESGQLLSRVMNDLSSLRRFLSFGLVFLILNAIQIVVVTGILLAMYWPLGVVVVLSIVPITLTVIHFEREFTRLSRLAQDQAGHVATQVEESALGVRVVKSFGREQYTYDRFDERASALYDTQLAKVGVSSKFWTLLEVIPNLTLIIVLGFGAYAAGTGAVTMGTLVAFITMMLSLVWPIASLGFLLSMMQESFTAANRVAEIFDAPREITDGPEATPPRGGRLELVDVGFRFPDSQEWALRHVNLTVEPGQTMALVGPTGSGKSVLAALLSRLYDVTEGAILIDGTDIRELSLPALREAVATAFEDPTLFSMSVAENLRLGRSDATDAELQEAIDVAAAGFVYDLPYSLDTRIGEQGMSLSGGQRQRLSLARAILAGPRILVLDDTLSALDVHTEAAVTEALRRVLVSVTGIVVAHRASTVLLADQVALLEHGTVTHVGTHSQLLETVPAYRYLLAADDSLDDLEIERAELEHRYCEEHAVEDACAAREFATMEGERR